Proteins encoded within one genomic window of bacterium:
- the prmA gene encoding 50S ribosomal protein L11 methyltransferase has product MRISCEPGFEDVISFLIFESGFYGLEECSGNDRLMYSACYRPTPETPDPLETFRKNLDCLPHAGNTSVAEILSVDEIAEEDWETSWRQGLDAVEIGVRLVIRPSWVPYENLNGRQEIIIDPKMAFGTGGHSTTRLCLEAIERLVHEGITVLDAGCGSGVLSIAAARLGARRVTGFDTDPFSVENARENVLLNGVQDRVTIFEGDLRTVSVDRAELVLANIISGILIPNLDRFHTFLAPHGTVVFSGLLAEEKSLFTDALIKGGFRVRETEQSDEWIAVTAEES; this is encoded by the coding sequence GTGCGTATTTCCTGTGAACCCGGATTCGAGGATGTGATATCGTTTCTCATCTTCGAGTCCGGGTTTTATGGTTTAGAGGAATGCTCCGGAAACGACCGGCTGATGTATTCCGCATGTTACCGTCCCACACCCGAAACACCCGATCCTCTCGAAACATTCAGAAAAAATCTCGATTGCCTTCCCCACGCAGGAAACACGTCTGTCGCTGAGATTCTCTCGGTCGACGAAATCGCCGAAGAGGACTGGGAAACCTCCTGGCGGCAGGGTCTCGATGCGGTGGAAATCGGGGTTCGGCTCGTTATACGGCCCTCCTGGGTACCGTACGAAAACCTGAACGGCCGTCAGGAAATCATCATCGACCCCAAAATGGCGTTCGGCACCGGCGGCCACTCGACAACGCGCCTGTGTCTCGAAGCGATCGAACGTCTTGTACATGAGGGAATCACCGTGCTCGATGCAGGCTGCGGTTCGGGGGTGCTCTCGATTGCGGCGGCCAGGCTCGGCGCCCGGCGGGTAACCGGTTTCGACACCGATCCGTTTTCGGTGGAAAACGCCCGTGAAAATGTGCTGCTGAACGGAGTACAGGATCGTGTCACCATTTTCGAGGGCGACCTGCGGACGGTTTCGGTCGACCGGGCCGAACTTGTTCTGGCCAACATCATATCCGGCATTCTGATTCCGAATCTCGACCGTTTCCACACATTTCTCGCGCCGCACGGCACGGTGGTGTTTTCTGGGCTGCTCGCTGAGGAGAAATCCCTGTTCACCGATGCCCTTATAAAGGGAGGATTCCGTGTGCGTGAAACGGAGCAGTCGGATGAATGGATTGCGGTTACCGCGGAAGAGTCATGA